From a single Collibacillus ludicampi genomic region:
- a CDS encoding helix-turn-helix domain-containing protein: MQIQPETFRFLRQMLGISVREFAKAVGYSHSYVAMIETGERRMSEEARRRFLKFYIDFIDAAMDWQHDYSTISN; encoded by the coding sequence ATGCAAATCCAGCCAGAAACCTTTCGCTTTCTCAGACAGATGCTTGGAATAAGCGTTCGTGAATTTGCGAAAGCGGTTGGATACAGTCACAGTTACGTTGCGATGATCGAAACAGGGGAACGTCGTATGAGTGAAGAAGCACGCCGTCGATTTTTGAAGTTTTACATTGACTTTATCGACGCTGCTATGGATTGGCAACATGATTATTCAACTATTTCGAATTAA